The following are encoded together in the Culex pipiens pallens isolate TS chromosome 1, TS_CPP_V2, whole genome shotgun sequence genome:
- the LOC120430160 gene encoding uncharacterized protein LOC120430160, which yields MGESRDIAFRRLQGLERRLAKEPELRRQYNQFMEEYLELGHMREATDLGEVKRVFLPHHPVVRESSTTTKVREVFDASCASSTGVSLNDALLVGPSIQDDLRSIILRSRTKQFMLVSDMEKMFRQVLVTEEDMKLQSIMWRDDPNKEVKIYELATVTYGTKPAPFLATRTLKQLAMDEQSRYPMAAKVALEDVYMDDVLTGADDEDQAVELRSQLDALLESGGFRLRKWASNSPLVLQGIPDENLALSRTGDVLLDPDPSVRTLGLVWRPTTDVLKFQFDHPTPNPNQPWTRRRIMSTIATLFDPIGFVGPVIASAKILMQKLWTLEDKNGKKLDWDDELPPAIVQKWLKFYEQIPALNDLTFPRCVIIPKAVNIEIHTFCDASQDAYGACSYVRSVNQAGEVRVALLSSKSKVAPLKCQSIPRLELCGAELAALLGEQIFKATKLDVKYYYWTDSTCVLQWLRHVPTTWNTFVANRVAKIQALTERGGWNHVPGVQNPADLISRGVAPADIADLLLRWEGPPWLKLSPQHWPSQPVLDRDEEADQERRHVAANLAGGQQIDFPSFIISKFSDYRSLIRSVAYWSRLMKILRHEEGVEQRGLPTARELKEAEHTMIRLVQKEEFKAEWQALSNGGSVGRNSPLRWFNPKLADDNLIRVGGRLGHSQETDSTKHPIVLPARHPLTKMLFEDYHERLLHAGPQLMLATVRLKYWPLGGRSVARQIVHNCQRCFRTKPTQIQQFENCPRRA from the coding sequence ATGGGCGAGTCACGGGACATCGCATTCCGACGTCTTCAAGGGCTGGAGCGCAGATTAGCCAAGGAACCGGAACTGCGCCGGCAATACAACCAATTCATGGAGGAATACCTGGAACTAGGACACATGCGCGAGGCTACCGACCTCGGAGAGGTCAAGCGCGTGTTCCTACCACATCACCCGGTGGTGAGGGAATCGAGTACTACGACCAAGGTGCGAGAGGTATTCGATGCGTCTTGTGCGAGCTCAACGGGAGTGTCGCTCAACGATGCCCTATTGGTGGGACCGTCGATTCAGGACGATCTACGGTCAATAATCCTACGGAGTCGGACAAAGCAGTTCATGCTCGTGTCTGACATGGAAAAAATGTTCCGACAAGTTCTAGTCACCGAGGAAGACATGAAGCTCCAAAGCATCATGTGGCGGGATGACCCCAACAAGGAGGTCAAAATCTACGAACTTGCGACGGTCACGTATGGTACCAAGCCAGCACCTTTCCTGGCAACCCGGACGCTCAAGCAACTCGCTATGGATGAGCAAAGCCGTTACCCGATGGCAGCCAAGGTCGCGCTCGAAGACGTCTACATGGACGACGTTTTGACCGGCGCGGACGACGAGGATCAAGCGGTGGAACTACGATCCCAACTGGACGCTCTGCTGGAGAGCGGCGGTTTTCGGCTTAGGAAGTGGGCATCCAACAGCCCTCTGGTACTGCAGGGCATACCAGACGAGAACCTAGCACTGTCAAGGACTGGCGATGTGCTCCTGGATCCAGATCCATCCGTACGGACTCTGGGATTGGTTTGGCGACCAACCACCGACGTTCTAAAGTTCCAGTTTGATCACCCAACCCCAAACCCAAACCAGCCGTGGACACGGCGGAGGATAATGTCAACGATTGCAACCCTATTTGATCCGATTGGTTTCGTCGGTCCAGTTATCGCATCAGCTAAAATCCTGATGCAGAAGCTGTGGACACTGGAGGACAAGAACGGCAAGAAGCTGGACTGGGATGACGAGCTACCACCCGCAATCGTTCAAAAATGGCTGAAGTTCTATGAACAAATTCCGGCATTGAACGACCTGACATTCCCAAGATGTGTGATCATTCCCAAGGCGGTCAACATCGAGATCCATACGTTTTGCGACGCTTCCCAGGATGCATACGGAGCTTGCTCGTATGTGAGAAGCGTAAACCAGGCTGGAGAAGTACGCGTGGCACTGCTTAGCTCCAAATCCAAGGTCGCTCCACTCAAATGCCAGTCGATTCCAAGGTTAGAGCTCTGCGGAGCGGAGCTGGCTGCTCTTCTGGGTGAGCAGATCTTTAAGGCAACCAAACTGGACGTCAAGTACTACTATTGGACGGATTCAACATGTGTACTCCAGTGGTTACGGCACGTACCTACGACGTGGAACACCTTCGTCGCCAACAGGGTAGCGAAAATCCAAGCGCTGACGGAGCGCGGGGGATGGAACCACGTGCCGGGAGTCCAGAATCCTGCGGACCTCATTTCCCGAGGTGTCGCACCGGCGGATATCGCAGATCTACTGCTGAGGTGGGAAGGTCCCCCATGGCTCAAGCTATCACCTCAACACTGGCCGTCTCAACCAGTGCTGGATCGTGACGAGGAAGCAGACCAAGAGAGACGTCACGTGGCAGCGAACCTAGCTGGCGGACAGCAGATCGATTTCCCGAGTTTCATCATCAGCAAGTTTTCCGACTACCGAAGCCTGATTCGAAGCGTAGCGTACTGGTCAAGGCTGATGAAGATCCTGCGGCACGAAGAAGGCGTAGAACAGCGAGGTCTTCCAACAGCACGGGAGCTGAAGGAAGCGGAACACACCATGATTCGTCTCGTGCAGAAGGAAGAATTCAAGGCGGAGTGGCAAGCGCTGTCCAACGGTGGATCTGTGGGAAGGAACTCACCGCTGCGTTGGTTCAACCCGAAGTTAGCAGACGACAACCTGATCCGAGTCGGTGGACGGTTAGGTCACTCGCAGGAAACCGACAGCACGAAGCATCCGATAGTTCTACCTGCTCGGCACCCGCTGACCAAGATGCTGTTCGAGGACTATCACGAACGTTTACTTCACGCGGGACCGCAGCTGATGCTCGCGACAGTTCGTCTCAAGTACTGGCCGCTTGGAGGTCGAAGCGTAGCACGCCAGATCGTGCACAACTGCCAGCGTTGCTTCCGGACGAAACCCACTCAAATCCAGCAGTTCGAGAACTGCCCCCGGCGCGCGTAA
- the LOC120430162 gene encoding uncharacterized protein LOC120430162, whose translation MLVRFVTSKTKSNHVTAMTAAKRHDDLMIISTERSGNVKRLNVSITRSLMIAVGVADMLERNESEKDLPRSVNIKKLGTLSGHNDDPSRRNQSFYFESSVQNCGNELSTSRSGPAHLAGPDRPMDLLGRLHCTASWRLDETEHKPRWHPLASPVSASGPNPSKLDPLLPNPSSYARLASILQCSTSEALRRKLHR comes from the coding sequence ATGCTTGTCAGGTTCGTTACCTCTAAGACCAAGTCAAATCACGTGACCGCGATGACAGCCGCGAAAAGGCATGATGATCTCATGATCATCTCGACGGAGCGTTCCGGCAACGTCAAGCGACTGAATGTGTCCATTACGCGTTCCCTGATGATTGCGGTTGGGGTCGCGGACATGCTCGAGCGAAACGAAAGCGAGAAGGACTTGCCAAGGTCCGTAAACATTAAAAAGCTCGGGACCCTTTCTGGTCATAACGATGACCCATCCCGCCGGAaccaatctttttattttgagtCATCCGTTCAAAACTGCGGGAACGAACTTTCCACCAGCCGCTCCGGGCCCGCCCATTTGGCGGGTCCCGATCGACCCATGGACCTATTGGGCCGTCTGCACTGCACTGCTAGTTGGCGATTGGATGAAACGGAACACAAACCACGCTGGCACCCGTTGGCATCACCAGTATCGGCTTCCGGACCGAACCCATCCAAGCTTGATCCGCTGCTTCCCAATCCCAGCTCCTATGCGAGGTTGGCCTCGATTCTACAGTGCTCCACTTCTGAAGCTCTTCGCCGGAAACTCCACCGTTAG
- the LOC120430159 gene encoding uncharacterized protein LOC120430159 — MAPTTKKASPTLKQLEAKLRSSDELFHAVYAFASEMNNTTTLSQVKVRLEKLDGLWEKVNDTILDIEMHEDYAGTDDAYSKKRKDCLQCYYDTKTLLVDKAKELETYPDLNTTQRDLNATQHPIHDHVRLPQIQLQKFDGKLDEWLSFRDLYTSLIHWKKDLPDIEKFQYLKGCLLGKPRTMVDMSAKNYQVAWEILTKYYNDNNLLKRSQVETLFNLPTLTEESVTDLQELLEGFERAVRTLDQFVSPEDYKDLLLLHLLSSRLDPVTKRSWEEVTAAKANKENKESNEPKEKETVKDLTDFLYTRIRVLSSLKTMTAGIKADTKPSKQRKAPFTRSSYNAVQSPGISCVVCSEPHLLYRCPTFQGMSARDKVVRTNSMCLNCFRRGHQATQCTSRFVCQNCSAKHHTDDTTRHSVQKSD; from the coding sequence ATGGCGCCGACAACCAAGAAGGCGTCTCCTACGCTGAAGCAGCTTGAGGCGAAGCTGAGGTCGTCCGATGAGTTGTTTCATGCGGTGTACGCGTTCGCCAGCGAGATGAACAACACGACCACGTTGAGTCAAGTGAAGGTTCGCTTGGAAAAGCTTGACGGACTTTGGGAGAAAGTCAACGATACCATTCTGGACATCGAGATGCACGAGGACTACGCCGGCACGGACGACGCGTACAGCAAGAAGAGGAAGGACTGCCTACAGTGTTACTACGACACCAAGACGCTGTTGGTGGACAAGGCCAAAGAGTTGGAAACCTACCCAGATCTAAACACGACCCAACGCGATCTCAACGCGACGCAACATCCAATCCACGACCACGTGCGACTGCCACAAATCCAGTTGCAGAAGTTTGACGGCAAGCTGGACGAATGGTTGAGTTTCCGGGACTTGTACACGTCGTTGATCCACTGGAAGAAGGATCTTCCGGACATTGAGAAGTTCCAGTACCTCAAAGGATGCCTGTTGGGCAAGCCGCGAACAATGGTCGACATGAGCGCCAAGAATTACCAGGTCGCGTGGGAGATCCTGACGAAATACTACAACGACAACAATCTGCTGAAGCGAAGTCAGGTTGAAACGCTGTTCAATCTTCCGACATTGACCGAGGAGTCGGTAACTGATCTTCAGGAACTTCTGGAAGGGTTCGAACGGGCCGTTCGGACGCTCGATCAGTTTGTGAGTCCGGAAGACTACAAGGACCTGTTGTTGCTGCACCTTCTCTCTTCGAGACTTGATCCTGTCACAAAGCGAAGCTGGGAAGAAGTCACAGCGGCAAAGGCGAACAAGGAAAACAAGGAATCCAACGAGCCCAAGGAgaaagaaacggtcaaggactTGACTGATTTTCTGTACACCCGGATTAGAGTTCTTAGTTCGCTAAAAACAATGACTGCAGGAATCAAGGCGGATACCAAACCATCCAAGCAGAGGAAGGCTCCCTTCACCCGGTCAAGCTACAATGCGGTGCAGTCGCCTGGGATCAGCTGCGTAGTCTGCTCAGAGCCCCATCTGTTGTACAGATGTCCGACATTCCAAGGCATGTCAGCAAGGGACAAGGTGGTGCGAACGAACTCTATGTGCTTGAACTGCTTCCGTCGTGGACACCAAGCGACACAATGTACCTCACGTTTTGTCTGCCAGAACTGTTCGGCCAAGCACCACACCGACGACACGACAAGACACTCGGTGCAAAAATCTGATTAA